From the Ascochyta rabiei chromosome 14, complete sequence genome, one window contains:
- a CDS encoding 3-beta-hydroxysteroid-4-alpha-carboxylate 3-dehydrogenas(decarboxylating) → MSTEQVRVLVTGGCGFLGTEIVSALLATKRYAITAIDINPPALGTSTFTQSVRYVRANIMDREALHKVFDEARPAMVVHTVGVYRLGTARYSTKNKEGEFTINVDGTRNVLEASRECGAKGLVYTSSVTVLLDELGKDFRNVDEEWPTGRAKTTYGQSKTTAETFVLSANTADNSFATCSLRSAPIFGPNDPTVIPTMHACIAAYQTPFILGTSATNLQDYVYVTNVADAHVLAVANLLNSQTAAGEAFFITNGAPVPLRDMCRGIWREFGHVPPFEVNVPERLAWWMGLAAEMIGWVTGVEGSLSRGAVDDACRDRYVSIHKAMRVLGYRPKVGLDEGIRMSCEWYKGVVGRRTVKKYNDGWS, encoded by the exons ATGTCAACAGAACAGGTCCGCGTTCTCGTGACCGGTGGCTGCGGCTTCTTGGGTACCGAAATTGTGTCTGCGCTGCTAGCTACAAAGCGCTATGCAATCACCGCCATTGACATCAACCCCCCGGCTCTCGGCACTTCGACCTTCACGCAATCTGTACGGTATGTGCGGGCTAACATCATGGATCGGGAGGCACTCCACAAGGTCTTTGACGAGGCAAGGCCGGCTATGGTGGTGCATACAGTAGGTGTGTACCGTTTAGGGACTGCGCGGTACTCGACGAAGAACAAGGAGGGCGAATTCACGATCAACGTCGATGGGACTCGGAACGTGCTCGAAGCGAGCAGGGAGTGCGGTGCAAAAGGGCTGGTTTACACGAGTAGTGTGACCGTGCTGCTTGATGAATTGGGCAAGGACTTTAGAAACGTGGATGAAGAATGGCCTACTGGGAGGGCGAAAACGACTTACGGGCAGAGCAAG ACAACAGCCGAAACCTTCGTCCTCTCAGCAAACACCGCAGACAACTCTTTCGCAACCTGCTCTCTCCGCTCAGCCCCGATCTTCGGTCCCAACGACCCCACCGTCATACCCACAATGCACGCCTGCATAGCCGCCTACCAAACCCCCTTCATCCTCGGCACCTCGGCCACAAACCTGCAGGACTACGTCTACGTAACCAACGTCGCAGACGCTCACGTGCTCGCCGTCGCCAACCTCTTGAACTCGCAGACTGCGGCTGGTGAAGCCTTCTTCATCACCAACGGCGCGCCGGTCCCGCTGCGTGATATGTGTCGTGGCATCTGGCGCGAGTTTGGCCATGTTCCGCCGTTTGAGGTTAACGTCCCTGAACGCCTGGCGTGGTGGATGGGACTTGCTGCTGAGATGATTGGGTGGGTGACGGGTGTGGAGGGTAGTTTGAGTAGAGGGGCTGTGGATGATGCGTGTCGAGATCGGTATGTGAGTATTCACAAGGCGATGAGGGTCTTGGGGTATAGACCGAAAGTGGGATTGGATGAGGGGATAAGGATGAGCTGTGAGTGGTACAAGGGGGTTGTAGGGCGGAGGACGGTAAAGAAATATAACGATGGTTGGTCGTGA
- a CDS encoding Translation initiation factor 3 subunit b produces the protein MATSYENLPLEDDEFDESQIDFTDIEEQFQVRLDEGLDAFVVIDGLPVVPEDSKSKLVKFVLRKLNSVGRVKDDGVHMPVGEDGKTEGYAFVEYSAPAEAIAAVKQLHGTPLDKKHIMAVNKLTDIDRYGKEGRIDEEYHEPEIAPFEQKEHLRWWLGDPDSRDQVAMYRGEKVGVFWNDREDQPEVVVDRENWTESFIQWSPQGTYLTSIHAQGVQLWGGKAWSRQKRFAHPGVNLVDYSPGENYLTTWSHRPLQVDENHPVPSLSLEDDGKNYVIWDVATGKPLRSFATIDVPSGIDAEGNPIKKKMQWPTFKWSADEKYVARLTQGQSISVYELPRMNLLDKSSIKIEGVVDFEWAPATPKRDGVKTYEQLFCYWTPELGSNPAKVGLMSIPSKEIVRTRNLFNVSDAKLHWQSEAAYVCVKVDRHSKSKKSLATNLEIFRVREKGVPVEVVDSIKDAVINFAWEPKGNRFVLITTGEVVVQAAVPPKTAVSFFAPEKLKGGAPGNFRHIRTVDKKNSNAIYWSPKGRFVVVAALQSQQSFDLDFWDLSFEKPKDEAEKGEKELNANLQLMDTAEHYGVTDIEWDPTGRYVATVASAFRHRMENGYHLYDFKGALLREEHIDGFKQLLWRPRPPTLLSKEEQAEIRKNLRNYSKIFDEQDVAKKSSANRAVVEARRETLQEWNQWREEVQQRLREEGAELEISAGKGEVPGDAGDAETEEIEEIVEEIIEETEEIIN, from the exons ATGGCGACTTCATACGAGAACCTCCCGCTGGAGGATGACGAGTTCGACGAGTCTCAGATCGACTTCACCGACATCGAAGAACAGTTCCAAGTGCGCCTTGACGAGGGTCTCGATGCCTTTGTCGTTATCGACGGCCTGCCTGTTGTCCCCGAGGACAGCAAGTCCAAGCTCGTCAAATTCGTGTTGAGAAAGTTGAACAGCGTGGGGCGCGTCAAGGACGATGGCGTGCACATGCCCGTAGGCGAGGATGGCAAGACTGAGGG CTATGCCTTCGTTGAGTACAGCGCGCCCGCAGAGGCTATCGCAGCTGTCAAGCAGCTCCACGGAACCCCGCTCGACAAGAAGCACATCATGGCCGTGAACAAGCTCACCGACATCGACCGCTACGGAAAGGAAGGCCGCATCGACGAGGAGTACCACGAGCCCGAGATCGCGCCTTTCGAGCAGAAGGAGCACCTGAGGTGGTGGCTGGGAGACCCAGACAGCCGTGACCAGGTCGCCATGTACCGCGGTGAGAAGGTCGGTGTCTTCTGGAATGACCGGGAAGACCAGCCCGAGGTTGTTGTTGACCGTGAGAACTGGACCGAATCCTTCATCCAGTGGTCACCACAAGGGACATACCTTACTTCAATTCACGCACAAGGTGTGCAGCTTTGGGGTGGCAAGGCATGGAGCAGGCAGAAGCGATTCGCACATCCCGGTGTCAACCTCGTCGACTACTCGCCTGGTGAGAACTACCTGACTACCTGGTCGCACCGCCCGCTGCAGGTCGATGAGAACCACCCGGTCCCCTCCCTGTCATTGGAGGACGACGGCAAGAACTACGTCATCTGGGATGTCGCGACTGGCAAGCCGCTGCGTTCGTTTGCTACAATCGACGTTCCCAGCGGTATTGATGCCGAGGGCAATCCCATCAAGAAGAAGATGCAGTGGCCGACATTCAAGTGGTCAGCCGACGAGAAATACGTTGCTCGTCTGACCCAGGGCCAGTCCATCTCAGTCTACGAGCTGCCTAGGATGAACCTGCTGGACAAGTCCTCCATCAAGATTGAGGGTGTTGTAGATTTCGAGTGGGCTCCTGCTACTCCCAAGCGCGATGGTGTCAAGACATACGAGCAACTTTTCTGTTACTGGACTCCTGAGCTTGGCAGCAACCCCGCAAAGGTCGGTCTTATGTCCATTCCTTCAAAGGAGATTGTTCGTACACGAAACCTCTTCAACGTGTCTGATGCTAAGCTTCACTGGCAATCTGAGGCTGCCTACGTTTGCGTCAAGGTTGATCGTCACTCAAAGTCCAAGAAATCTCTGGCCACAAACCTCGAGATTTTCCGCGTTCGCGAAAAGGGTGTGCCCGTCGAGGTTGTCGACTCCATCAAGGATGCCGTCATCAACTTCGCCTGGGAACCCAAGGGCAACCGTTTCGTTCTCATCACCACTGGTGAGGTCGTTGTTCAGGCTGCTGTCCCCCCCAAGACTGCTGTCTCTTTCTTCGCCCCCGAGAAGCTCAAGGGCGGTGCTCCCGGTAACTTCCGCCACATTCGCACTGTCGACAAGAAGAACAGCAACGCCATTTACTGGTCGCCTAAGGGTCGATTCGTTGTTGTCGCTGCTCTCCAGTCTCAACAGTCCTTCGACCTTGACTTCTGGGATCTCAGCTTCGAGAAGCCAAAGGATGAGGCCGAGAAGGGCGAGAAGGAGCTCAACGCCAACTTGCAGCTCATGGATACGGCTGAGCACTACGGTGTAACTGACATCGAGTGGGACCCTACGGGCCGCTATGTTGCCACTGTTGCTAGTGCTTTCCGTCACCGCATGGAGAACGGCTACCACCTGTACGACTTCAAGGGTGCTCTTCTGCGTGAAGAGCACATTGATGGCTTTAAGCAGCTTCTGTggcgtcctcgtcctcctaCACTTTTGTCCAAGGAGGAGCAGGCCGAGATCCGCAAGAACCTTCGTAATTACAGTAAGATCTTCGACGAGCAGGATGTTGCCAAGAAGAGCTCCGCCAACCGCGCCGTCGTCGAGGCTCGCAGGGAAACGCTCCAGGAATGGAACCAGTGGCGTGAGGAGGTGCAGCAGAGGCTGCGTGAGGAGGGTGCTGAGCTTGAGATCAGCGCTGGAAAGGGCGAGGTGCCTGGCGATGCTGGCGATGCCGAGACTGAGGAGATTGAGGAAATCGTCGAGGAGATCATTGAGGAGACTGAGGAGATCATCAATTAG
- a CDS encoding Phosphomannomutase — translation MAAAASVYPPLDQRPVKNTVLLFDVDDTLTKPRQLVKPEMLQLLSELRHKVAIGFVGGSNLAKQQEQLATADINVTSLFDFCFAENGLTAYRLGEQQASQSFIGWIGQEKYNKLVKWILHYIADLDIPIKRGTFVEFRNGMINVSPIGRNASTEERNEYQKYDIEHDIRPTMVRKLKEEFPDYGLTYSIGGQISFDVFPTGWDKTYCLNFIAKEKERENGVDYQTIHFFGDKTYKGGNDYEIYSDERTIGHSVKNPDDTYAQLQELLKSFQQ, via the exons ATGGCCGCCGCTGCTTCTGTTTACCCGCCGCTTGACCAACGTCCGGTCAAGAACACAGTGCTTCTGTTTGACGTTGATGACACACTCACAAAGCCGCGACAG CTTGTCAAGCCGGAGATGCTCCAGCTGCTCTCTGAGCTCCGTCACAAGGTCGCCATTGGCTTCGTAGGAGGCTCGAACCTGGCCAAGCAGCAAGAGCAGCTCGCAACCGCGGACATCAACGTCACATCCCTCTTTGACTTCTGCTTCGCCGAGAACGGTCTCACTGCGTACCGGCTGGGGGAGCAGCAGGCTAGCCAAAGCTTCATTGGCTGGATTGGCCAGGAGAAGTACAACAAGCTTGTCAAGTG GATTCTTCACTACATTGCAGACCTCGACATCCCCATCAAGCGCGGTACCTTCGTCGAGTTCCGCAACGGCATGATCAACGTCTCACCCATTGGCCGTAACGCCTCGACCGAAGAGCGCAACGAGTACCAGAAATACGACATCGAACACGACATCCGACCAACCATGGTCCGCAAGCTGAAGGAGGAGTTCCCAGACTACGGTCTCACATACTCGATTGGTGGGCAAATCTCGTTCGACGTGTTCCCAACCGGCTGGGACAAGACCTACTGCTTGAACTTTATTgcgaaagagaaggagagggaAAACGGTGTGGATTACCAGACGATTCACTTTTTCGGCGACAAGACCTACAAGGGCGGAAACGACTACGAGATCTACAGCGATGAGAGGACAATTGGACACTCGGTCAAGAACCCAGACGACACATATGCGCAGTTGCAGGAGTTGCTCAAGTCCTTTCAGCAATAG